Proteins encoded in a region of the Magallana gigas chromosome 8, xbMagGiga1.1, whole genome shotgun sequence genome:
- the LOC105337434 gene encoding uncharacterized protein, producing the protein MDAARQESILKKRLQVFLTELLKFGTIKGFKNFAMYLRGREELVISVLNEPKSSQYIHTLEHVKSASTFKDPNRSGSLTSNNLPYDKRSLLISMRSQMNLTTAAVPKGVGLPPASPSDSETQPGDETSTLFLIAGYARYSCPYVWIRSNHQRLVKLMGEVETEKDSPLRLKSTASWKDRNVTLYDIIAELVKLNTYPAPQNPYELDMEYFSSLPPAERVLETAAMIQTLKNVFLNTSDDKPYTGYVLEDLQMLMKMHFTTLKKLAQEGELSIVKQNQKQKSHPSSRPMRTGYSSQKYGQAPSSLNQAPDNYYAASKQSYTYSGY; encoded by the exons ATGGATGCTGCg AGGCAAGAAAGTATTTTGAAGAAGCGGTTGCAGGTCTTTTTAACAGAATTACTGAAATTTGGCACCATCAAAGGATTCAAGAACTTTGCCATGTACCTGCGAGGAAGAGAAGAATTAGTTATAAGTGTTTTAAATGAACCCAAA TCCTCCCAGTACATTCACACTCTAGAGCATGTAAAATCAGCTTCCACATTTAAAGATCCCAATCGAAGTGGCAGCCTAACATCAAACAATCTGCCATATGAtaa GAGGTCTTTGTTAATATCCATGAGATCTCAGATGAATCTGACTACAGCAGCGGTTCCTAAGGGAGTGGGCTTACCTCCTGCCTCACCAAGTGACTCGGAGACACAGCCTGGA GATGAGACATCAACACTGTTCTTGATAGCAGGCTATGCAAGGTACAGCTGTCCTTATGTATGGATTCGCTCCAATCACCAACGCCTGGTCAAACTGATGGGCGAGGTAGAGACAGAAAAAGACAGTCCTCTTCGTCTAAAATCCACTGCTTCTTGGAAAGACAGAA ATGTGACCTTGTATGACATCATTGCTGAACTAGTCAAGCTCAACACATACCCTGCTCCACAGAATCCATATGAGCTGGACATGGAATACTTCTCATCGTTACCTCCAGCAGAACGAGTGCTGGAAACGGCGGCCATGATACAAACACTGAAGAATGTCTTCCTTAACACCTCTGATGACAAGCCTTACACAGGATATG TTTTGGAAGATTTACAAATGTTGATGAAAATgcattttacaactttgaaaaaGCTTGCACAGGAAGGAGAGCTATCTATTGTGAAACAAAACCAAAAGCAGAAATCTCATCCAAGTTCAAGACCAATGAGAACTGGTTACTCGTCACAAAAATATGGCCAGGCGCCGTCTAGTCTAAACCAAGCTCCAGACAACTATTACGCAGCTTCGAAACAAAGTTACACTTACTCTGGATACTAG